Below is a window of Enterobacter kobei DNA.
AAATATAACCCTCTGTAAATTACAGGGCATGGTGAGCGGCTTCGCTATGCCCAAAATCTGGAGACAGATTGCGATGGATATTTCCGTTACTGCTGCAAAACCTGGTCGTCGCCGTTATCTGACGCTGTTTATGATCTTTATTACCGTGGTTATTTGCTACGTTGACCGGGCAAATCTTGCCGTGGCCTCAGCCCATATTCAGGAAGAATTTGGCATCACCAAAGCGGAAATGGGTTACGTCTTTTCGGCGTTCGCCTGGCTTTATACGCTATGTCAGATCCCCGGCGGCTGGTTCCTCGATCGTGTGGGGTCACGTTTAACCTATTTTATTGCCATTTTCGGCTGGTCAGTGGCGACGCTGTTCCAGGGGTTTGCCACGGGGCTGATGTCGTTGATTGGTCTGCGGGCGATCACCGGTATTTTCGAAGCCCCCGCGTTTCCGACCAATAACCGGATGGTGACCAGCTGGTTCCCGGAACATGAACGCGCATCGGCGGTGGGCTTTTATACGTCAGGGCAATTTGTGGGGCTGGCTTTCCTGACGCCGCTGCTGATCTGGATCCAGGAAATACTGAGCTGGCACTGGGTGTTTATTGTCACCGGCGGTATCGGGATTATCTGGTCATTGATTTGGTTTAAGGTCTATCAGCCGCCGCGCCTGACCAAAAGCATCACCAAAGCCGAACTGGATTACATCCGTGACGGTGGTGGTCTGGTAGATGGCGATGCGCCGGTTAAAAAAGCGGAGCGTCAGCCGCTGACAAAGGCAGACTGGAAACTGGTCTTTCATCGCAA
It encodes the following:
- a CDS encoding MFS transporter — its product is MVSGFAMPKIWRQIAMDISVTAAKPGRRRYLTLFMIFITVVICYVDRANLAVASAHIQEEFGITKAEMGYVFSAFAWLYTLCQIPGGWFLDRVGSRLTYFIAIFGWSVATLFQGFATGLMSLIGLRAITGIFEAPAFPTNNRMVTSWFPEHERASAVGFYTSGQFVGLAFLTPLLIWIQEILSWHWVFIVTGGIGIIWSLIWFKVYQPPRLTKSITKAELDYIRDGGGLVDGDAPVKKAERQPLTKADWKLVFHRKLIGVYLGQFAVTSTLWFFLTWFPNYLTQEKGITALKAGFMTTVPFLAAFFGVLLSGWLADKLVKKGFSLGVARKTPIICGLLISTCIMGANYTNDPVWIMTLMAIAFFGNGFASITWSLVSSLAPMRLIGLTGGVFNFVGGLGGITVPLVIGYLAQGYGFAPALVYISAVALVGALSYILLVGDVKRVG